The nucleotide sequence CAGGGATACTTGCTTTCCATGGCAGAACCCGGCTTTTACTGCCCGGTTACGCTGTCAATGGCTACCGCTTATTTAATCGATCGTTATGCCGATCAGCCCTTGAAGAACCGTTTCCTTCCCCATGTCCTGTCAACCGGTGAAACAGAACTTTATGAGGGGGCTACATTCTTGACCGAACGGCAGGGAGGCTCAGACGTCGGAGCAAACGATACAAAAGCGGTGAAAGATGGGAACCATTACCGGCTGTACGGCGAAAAGTACTTCGCCTCAAATGCCGGCATGTGCGGTGTAGCTGCCGTCCTGGCCCGTATGGAAGATGCACCCGGCGGCACAAAAGGCCTCAGTTTATTTCTGGTCCCATGGAAAAACGAAGATGGAGCGAACAACGCCCTGTCGATCCGCCGCCTGAAAGATAAGCTTGGTGTCAGGGCTGTTCCGTCAGCTGAAGTCGTGTTCGATGGTGCAGAGGCTTATCTTATCGGTGAGGCCGACCGCGGCTTTTACTATATGATGGAAGCACTGAACCTGTCGCGTGTAAGCAATGCTGTCGCTTCGCTCGGCATAATGAGGCGGGCGTTCATCGAAGCCCGGCAATATGCGTTCGAGCGTGAAGCATTCGGAAGCAAACTTGCCGGTTATCCGATGGTTAAGCAAACACTCGTCGAGCTGACTGCCCGCCAGGAAGTGCAGACGAGTGCCGTATTCAATTTGATTTCTCTGTTCGACAGGGTGATGACAAGGCCGGATGAAGTTTCACCTGACGATAAGGCGCTGAACCGCCTGCTGATTGCCTTAACGAAAAAGAGGACGGCTGAAGAAGCGATTTCATTCTCGCATGAAGCGATTGAATTGCACGGCGGCAATGGATTTATCGAAGATTTTGTCACTCCGCGGCTCCTGAGGGATGCCCAGGTGCTTACCGTCTGGGAAGGGACAGCGAATATACTTGGGCTTGAAGTGCTGAGGCTCATTAAAAAGTATGCGGTCCACCGCACTTTTGCAAATCAAATGGAACAGGAGCTGGTCGGCCTTCCCCGCACTCTTGAGAAAGAAACAGCTCTTGTAAATACACAGCTTGAAAAGCTCCGCAAGGCCGTCTCCGCGCTTTCCAGCCAGCCGGAAGATGTGCAGACATACCATTCAAAGCGAATCGCCGATTTGATGACCGACATTTATTATGCGGTGACAGCTTTGAAGGATGCAGCTGTGATGGGAAGCAGACAGGAAATCATTGCAAAGGTCTTAATCGGTTCCTTATGGACGGAAGATATCATTGACAGCAGCCTGCTGCCGCTCCGGCACTTTGATGATATTATAAACTCCCCCGCTGCCGAAACGGTCTAAACTCTACTACAATAAAGAAAAATCGCCGATGGCGAGCCTTTAGGCGAAGACAGAGGCGTAGTTGCCCTTATCTATAATCTTAAAATTGGCCACTGCGTGGAAATACTCCCTTGCTGACAATTTATACTTTCCTATATGGGAACAAATGCGCAAGGCGCCCGCTTATGACGATAGCCGCTGGCGCCTGGAGCTGGAAGATTCTCTTCTCGCTTTTAATCCATAACGCTTACATTTTATAATTCCTTAACAATGAATAAAGGCATCCGTAGCGGATGCCTTTACCTGTATTTGTCATAGTAGTAATATCCGCCTCCCGCAACGAGCAGCAACACCAGCAAAATAACAAAAAATGCATAACCTCTCCGGGCATGATGATAAGGCGGGTAAGGCGGAAGCCCGCAGTAAGCCTGGCAGCAGCAAGCATGAACAGGTTCCGGAAAAGGGAACCCGCCCGGTCCATATGGGTGCATGGATGAACCTCCTTTGCCTGACCTTTTCTTGCCATAGCTTATGCAAAAATTTTCCCTGGTGTATGGACATTTGCCCTGTCACCGGGCCATCGTAATGCTCCTGTTTCCAGTTTTGCCGTTGTACGGGCGCCCTGACAGGATATTCTTCAATTTAAACGTGCGCACGGCGTGTTTGGACGTGCAATAGGCACGGCAATATGTCATATTCAATTCCTTTACCAAAATGATGCGATGGCTGATTTCACCTTTTTCAGAAAGATAGATGATTTCAGCAGGCATGTGCTGTTCCCGGCATCTTTCCAAAACGTTCTCCATTCCTTTCAGCCCCTTTATTGTTCCTTACTTTCATTATATACGAACGAATGTTCTTTTAACACTTTTACCCGAACATATTTTCGGGTAAACTGAATGAAACGGGGAACATTCAGGGGCCCCAGTCCAATCCATGACAATCGGAAAGGTGGCGACCGCTCGTGGTCAGATATCATATTTTATATACATGGAAACAGGCTGCACAGATCTATATTGCCGTTCTTGATTTCCATAAAGGAGCAATCGTTACATATTCGATTGATGACCTTGACACCGGAGAGCTTGAACCCGAATTGCAGCGTTACAGCCGTAAGCTGGCGGAAAAAATCAAGAGCGGCTATTGGGATTATACTCAGCTGGGCAGCAAGCGGCAATAAAATGCCTGGACACATTTGCCGAATAAGTAAAGCCCGGCTGATAAACCGGGGCGATACAGTACATCAAGACAAATGGCGCTTCTTTTTAATCTCAGGTTTCTGGTCATACCGATGCTTATAAAACTCGTGGAATAGTTTCATCAAGGCCCTTTTTTCGATTCTCGAAACATAGCTTCGTGAGATCCCAAGCTCCCTGGCAATTTCCCGCTGCGTCTTCTCTTTCTTCAAATCAAGCCCAAACCGGCCGATGATCACTTCTTTTTCGCGGTCATCTAAAATATGGATGAAGTCGTAAATCTTCCGTAATTCCATGCTCAATTGGATCGTTTCAATCAAGTCTTCCGTGTCGGCTTTCAGCACATCGATCAGCGATATTTGGTTGCCTTCCTTATCCTGCCCGATCGGATCGTGAAGGGAAATATCCTTTTTTGTTTTTTTGAGGGCACGCAAATGCATCAATATTTCGTTTTCTATACAGCGGGCCGCATATGTCGCAAGTTTAGTGCCTTTTCCCTGTGAATAACTTTCAATTGCTTTGATCAGCCCGATTGTCCCGATGGAAATCAGGTCTTCCTGGTCTTCTCCGGTATTTTCAAACTTTTTTACGATGTGCGCCACCAGGCGAAGATTATGTTCGATCAAGCGGTTCCGGGCTTCTTCATCTCCCTCGGCCATCAAGTTCAGGTATTTCTTTTCCTCCTGGTCTGATAAAGGCTGGGGAAATGCATTGTTTTTTACATATGATACGAGGAAGAACAGCTCCTTGAGAAAGTAGCTTACCGTTGCCAGAATACTGGACAAACGTTTCACCTCCACCGAGATAATTGCACATGTTACATAGCATATATATGTGCGTTTGCCCTGCTGTGTGTCTGTCCGATGGAGAAATGCGGAGAGCCCTTCCTCAGTATCGTATTCTTATGCTGGTGCATCGGCGTTAGCCAAAAATTAAAAATGGCGGCTTTTTCGACTTGATATCCCTTTTCCAATACAATTTGCGAATTTTGCACCTTAAAAAACAAAACTGTTCGTATTACCGCGACCTTTCTTTTATGGCTTCATGGTACGATCCTTCTGTTTTTTCTTCGGCTTCATCAAATGAACCGGCAAGGTATGAATTGTTCATCAGCGAGTATGTTTCGGCGATACCATCAAGAACTTCTTCAGGCCATGCGTTAGGCTGCCGATATGGAGATGGTTCGAATTTTTTGTCTTTCATGATATCCCTCCTTGTACATTCAGGTTGAAGGACGGTTAGGCCCCTCCGTTTTCTTATCTCCGTAACCTGCCTGGCGTTCTTCTGCTTGTTTAGGCTTTTTAGCTGATTTTTGCTGTTTGCCGAACATGTTTTTGTCCACTTCCACAACCTCCTTCACATTTCGCCATTATTATGGTTTGCAAATATTGTTTCATGCACGAAAATGTTTTCCAGAACCGCGCAGGAGGAAAGGGCGGCTGCTGGACGGTTGGCTCCTGCAGTGTTGTTGTAATTGGCGGCTGGAAATCTGTGCAAAACCTCCTGCCTCCTGGGTTTGAGCAGACTCTGCCGCTTTGCGGCCAAATGAAAGAGCACCCGCATCGCAGGTGCTCTTTCATTTTTTTACATATATAAATGATGTTCACATTTGTGATCGGTCATTTTTTCGGTCAACCGTTTTGCAAGCTGCCGGTCCGCGAAAGAACAATAACTTCCGCACTTTCCGGCTTTGCGCGTTTTGACAGTGATATCAAAAGCGAAAAACGTAAACGTTAACATAAATATGCCTCCTTGATTCTCTCAGCGTAATCAGTCAGTATCTCTCTCTACAGCCAGCCAAATTAGAAACGCCCTCTTCATCGGAATCATCTTAATACACTCCTCTTCTTCATATTTTAATAAATATTATAAAATTCACATTTGCGGTCGGTCATTTTTTCTGTGATCGATTTGATGCGGTTGCGGTTTTCGAATTCTTCATTTGTCAAGTGATGCTTCTGTATGGTCACTGTGACGAAAAACAGATAAATGGTCATTTGTCTCCCTCCTTGCTTCGCTTGATATCAGTCGATGTCCCTCTCTTCAGACAGCCAGATTAAAAACGCTCTCTTCATCGGAATCATGATCATCCGCTCCTTTTCTTTAGATTAATAAAGATTGTAAAACTCAAATTTTCGGTCCATCATGTCATCTGTGATCGTTTTGATGCGTTTGCGGTCTTCCAGCTCTTCATTCGTCGTCTGATGTTTGTGGATCGTAACGGTAACGAAAAGTAAATGAATGGTCATTTTAGTCCCTCCTTGTTTCATTATTTTTTATAGGCTCTGTTAAACGTTAGTGTTGATTTCCGCTGCAGGCACTCGCTTTCACCCAAGGGCACAAGTGCGACATCCGTTTCTGCTTCCCTCCGGTCGCACTCACAGTGTCTTCTTTGCACCACAGGCACAAGTGCGACATCTGTTCCTGCTTCCCTCCGGTCGCACTCACAGTGTCTTCTTTGCCGCGGGGCGGGCGCTGAGCCTCCACGTCGCTCCTGCGGGGTCTCAGCTGTCCCGCTATTCCCACAGGAGTCTCGCACCTTACACTCCAATCAACTAGTGCAAAAATCAACATTGAGCTTTAACAAAGCCTTTTTATAAAAACCGGCATGATTTAAGCCAGGTTTTAACAAAAAGCCTCTTTTCAGGCACAAAAAAGCCGCAGGCAAAGACACCTGCGGATGTTGTCAGTTTCGTAAAAAAGACATAAAAAAATCGCAGATGCCTTTATTCGGCCTGCGGCTTGGATTGATGAAGGTTTCTGGAGAAGTCCGGAAAAATCCGTTTTCTGATTACGCCATTACCTTCAGGTCGAATAAATGGTGATTTGCATATGAAGTTTTGTACGTGTTGATTGCTTTGCCTTTGATCATGTTATTCGACCTCCTTGCTCCGTAATTTTTATTCGCTCAAGGAAAGTATAACCAAAGAATTATGAAAAGTAAACGCTTTTTTATTAATTTTCTTCCAATTTGCAATTTCCCATGAAAGTACAGCTCTTTTTCGGTTTCATAGCAAAAGTGCCGGGGTTTGTACATAGATATTTACAGGGGGGATGTATATGAGTTTAACGACAGGCTTTCTGGCAATTATCGCTTCCATCTTTTTTTTCGGGATATTGATCCATTTGCAGGCCGTTTCCATTTTACAAAGATGGGTCGATCATATAAGAAGCTATACCTCCGCAGCAAGAGGTAACGCTCACGATATCATCTGGTTTGCAAAAATGGAAGAGGAATACCGGGACTTTCGATTGAAAACAGCGGAAGAACCGAATACCGGCGTGCTGATTGAAAGGTATCTTTACAGTGCCAGAGTAAAGCTGCTCGGCATATTCCCGGTACCGGTCGGAAATCTGGTCCGTTTCCAATCACAGCTCCCATCAGCCGCCATTATTTTCGGGCTCCTCGGAACATTCACTGGTCTGACCCTTGCCCTTTATTCGATGCAAGACCTGCTCGGTGCACTCAGCGTATCATCAGGCACAAACCTTACCATCGACACGCTTGTTGCAGCATTGATCGAACCATTTCAAGGCATGAGCCTGGCCTTTATCACCAGTATTGCCGGCATTAGCGCAGCGCTTCTTCTCACCCTGTTTCAAAATGGCTTTTTCAATAGCGGAAAAAGCGTCACTTTCCTGATTGAAGAAGTTGCAGCTGCTAGTGAAACAGTCCTCGATTATCGTGTCTCCGCGGATGTGACGGAGGAAAAACCGCGCGACTATCTGGAAAAGGTGTTTGACCGGTTTGTCGGAAAGGTGCAAGAAAGTTTCGACCGGAGTGTGGGAACGTTCAGCGAAAAAATGGTCGGCTTCACAGAAAGTCTCAATGTTGCAATGGATCGGGTGCAAAACATCCTGAAAGACCAGGAAACAGCCAGCAGGACTTTCTCAGAAAGTGCCGGCAGTTTAAAGGAGTTCGGCGACTCGATCTCTTCATCCTTTGAACGGGCGGGAAGACTGACACATTCACTCGAACAGTCGGCCGGCAGCGTTTCAAAAGGACTTGCAAGCCTTGAACAGACAATAAAGGGACAGGATAAGGCGGCGGAACAGATGCAGAGGCGGTTTGAGCATCTGGTCAACCGGTCTGATGAAGTCATCAAGTCAACGGATCAGCGGGTAAAGGAGCTGAACAGCCAGTATTTGCGAGGACTTGACGAGCAGTTGGCAAGAAGCCATGAACAACAGGAGGCGCTTGAACGCAGGAGTGAATCCAGACAGGATGAATGGTATCGGCGCCTCCAGGAAAATCAGGATTCCTATTACCGCTCAGCCCAGGAGTTTTCCGGGTCTGTCAATCAGCTGGAAAAAGCGTGGTATGAAACAGTTGAGCGCTTGAAGAGAGATTTGTTTGATCAATTGAGCAGGGAACGCCAGCAAAGCCAGCAATTCAATTCATTTCAGGATGACCGCAATGAATGGATAAGAGCACTTGAACGCATGACAGGAAGCCTTCATCAGGATGCTGCCCAAATCCACAGGGACTTGCAGGAGGTATACGAACTTATCCACCGGGCAGCGGAATCATCCCGGCGCCATTCTGGACTGCTCTCCGCTGATGAGTCCGGCATCCGCCAGCGTTTCGGCTCACGGGCGGGTGAGTGAACATGAGGCACCGAAAATCAAAGAGGCGCTTCAACGATTCGGGTCCACAACAAGAATTTTACTGGCCTTCATTCACTGATATGATGGCAATGGCTGTCCTGGTCATGCTCTTCATAACGTTGATTGCGTTTGTCCAGGCGATTTATGAAGCATATGAGCAAACCGAAGTGAGGCAGGAACTAAGGAAAACGGCAGACATTAAAAAGCATATATCCGATAAAATCGAGAAGAAGTTGGAAGAAAACGTCGGAAAAGACAAAATCATCCGCGGGCCAAACAATACGATTTCGATAGAAGGCGACATTCTTTTTGCGACTGGAAGCGCCGAAATCAACCCGGCCGGGAAACAGATCCTGTTCTCGCTTAGCCAGGCGCTTGTAGAAATTATCGAGGACCAGGAGATGAACCGCTACCTCTATATCATTCTGGTGGAAGGCCATACAGACACCGTTCCATATGATAACTGGACACTGTCAGCCGATCGTGCTGTCGCAGTTGTCAAATACTTGATGAAAAGCAACCCGCAGCTGCAGCATAAAGATTACGCCAAATATCTTGCCGCAACCGGCTACTCGGAATACAAACCTGTCGTCTCCGGCGCCTCACCCGGTGCCAGGGCAAAAAACAGGCGCATTTCTTTCCAGATCATCCTTGATGACCAGAAATGGCAAGAAAAACTAAAAAACCTCCTGCATATAAGAAATGCGGAGAGCACCGGATAGCGGCGTATGCAGCTATGCATCAAAAAATGACTGCCCTATGAGCAGTCATTTTTTTAATGCTATTTTTTGTAAAACCTATTAAGCGCTGTTTGTTTCTTCCGCAATTTGTTTCATTATCTTCCGGGAGCGGTTATAAAAAAATGCCGATCCCCCGAGGAAAACAGCAGTGCTGCCCAGCATCACAAGTAACTGCATTT is from Bacillus marinisedimentorum and encodes:
- a CDS encoding YrzI family small protein, with the protein product MTIHLLFVTVTIHKHQTTNEELEDRKRIKTITDDMMDRKFEFYNLY
- a CDS encoding OmpA/MotB family protein — protein: MRHRKSKRRFNDSGPQQEFYWPSFTDMMAMAVLVMLFITLIAFVQAIYEAYEQTEVRQELRKTADIKKHISDKIEKKLEENVGKDKIIRGPNNTISIEGDILFATGSAEINPAGKQILFSLSQALVEIIEDQEMNRYLYIILVEGHTDTVPYDNWTLSADRAVAVVKYLMKSNPQLQHKDYAKYLAATGYSEYKPVVSGASPGARAKNRRISFQIILDDQKWQEKLKNLLHIRNAESTG
- a CDS encoding YrzI family small protein; protein product: MTIYLFFVTVTIQKHHLTNEEFENRNRIKSITEKMTDRKCEFYNIY
- a CDS encoding acyl-CoA dehydrogenase family protein produces the protein MNFYRDDRHLQATLKRHLDPDFYSWADKELEEFGSLCAGEIDQRAVHTDREGQPKLIKYDRMGNDISHVWVNDGYRETVRQTYNRGIVGFVHKPIPQLGRKGNYIYSYAQGYLLSMAEPGFYCPVTLSMATAYLIDRYADQPLKNRFLPHVLSTGETELYEGATFLTERQGGSDVGANDTKAVKDGNHYRLYGEKYFASNAGMCGVAAVLARMEDAPGGTKGLSLFLVPWKNEDGANNALSIRRLKDKLGVRAVPSAEVVFDGAEAYLIGEADRGFYYMMEALNLSRVSNAVASLGIMRRAFIEARQYAFEREAFGSKLAGYPMVKQTLVELTARQEVQTSAVFNLISLFDRVMTRPDEVSPDDKALNRLLIALTKKRTAEEAISFSHEAIELHGGNGFIEDFVTPRLLRDAQVLTVWEGTANILGLEVLRLIKKYAVHRTFANQMEQELVGLPRTLEKETALVNTQLEKLRKAVSALSSQPEDVQTYHSKRIADLMTDIYYAVTALKDAAVMGSRQEIIAKVLIGSLWTEDIIDSSLLPLRHFDDIINSPAAETV
- the sigK gene encoding RNA polymerase sporulation sigma factor SigK produces the protein MSSILATVSYFLKELFFLVSYVKNNAFPQPLSDQEEKKYLNLMAEGDEEARNRLIEHNLRLVAHIVKKFENTGEDQEDLISIGTIGLIKAIESYSQGKGTKLATYAARCIENEILMHLRALKKTKKDISLHDPIGQDKEGNQISLIDVLKADTEDLIETIQLSMELRKIYDFIHILDDREKEVIIGRFGLDLKKEKTQREIARELGISRSYVSRIEKRALMKLFHEFYKHRYDQKPEIKKKRHLS